The Pelistega ratti genome window below encodes:
- a CDS encoding WG repeat-containing protein — protein MKYLSKKSFISLMVALCCVACNPLSDLEAQKEALLSQLKQCPPSETQNNTTEAEKLNDCQKELTHQLQNIDQEIYKAKFGGNYSELKPYTNGYWLAIKKPFFAIQRDKIGILDPNGKEIIEPKYLDFAQIQTKKPLIPYADYYYNSFYLNIPNIPNIPNPLIDHYSYLFPVIYLQDANGKWGGIHLETGQEVIPFKYKLPHLREDYILLIEEDEQGNEISEILVNQQGKTIFKPSLYGKDFYDILDEHYIAVYQDNKSILLKDQKEIIVLDDKVYFSIRDKFILVESRETLHKKIYSLDGHLLFEADNSYISILSPNSDLIYIESFVGRGKNKLIDTSGKILFSDIYNVSKITDSLFSLENHNRKEAIIDLKGNLLTDFTYDGLSSLDEKHNLFKFFLNGKKGVMDTSLDIIFPAIYDDIAIRDNKLFVSQYEYNKTTVFTLDGRPFTKIPHNYIYQQGNFIIVGRDKKEALLSSEGKALTPFEYDKASIHIFTLRNKEENTVNHPYHTGDLAFAQIQGKYGVIDSIGNIIIPFEYEHLRYLTDNLFAFKLNGKFGIFDINKHIIFDAVYDDIKYSYYNPHLFFVKQNNQSGVIDIKGNIIIPLIYEELREYQQYLFLKKEGKWGLFDLNRHQFMTDIKYDTEFVVNIVLSHGLFSTKWHNELIFITTEGKYPASYLQKLEDNKTLFGVELLPKITISDTPTSEGKTEFEQFETLLKQFKNHLLDFENIADQDLEKFIQKVHLSLENKKEEAQAILTHSFKDSEMAYLANLYLNATYLDIQFLNKLKEELTSDVEGISMDLYIHLLLDYLNPKNIAMAEMKDVKEKLQHKYK, from the coding sequence ATGAAATATCTCTCTAAAAAATCGTTTATCTCACTAATGGTGGCTTTATGTTGTGTTGCTTGTAACCCTCTTTCTGATTTAGAAGCACAAAAAGAGGCTTTGCTTTCTCAATTAAAACAATGTCCTCCTTCTGAAACGCAGAATAATACCACAGAAGCAGAAAAACTAAATGATTGCCAAAAAGAACTCACTCATCAACTTCAAAATATTGATCAAGAAATTTATAAGGCTAAATTTGGGGGTAATTACTCAGAACTTAAGCCTTATACTAACGGATACTGGCTGGCCATAAAAAAACCTTTTTTTGCCATACAAAGGGATAAAATTGGTATATTAGACCCCAACGGGAAAGAAATCATTGAGCCTAAATACCTTGATTTTGCACAGATACAAACCAAAAAACCTCTCATTCCTTACGCTGATTATTACTATAACAGCTTCTACCTTAATATACCTAATATACCTAATATACCTAATCCACTTATTGATCATTATAGTTACCTATTCCCTGTTATCTATTTACAAGATGCTAATGGGAAATGGGGTGGTATCCATCTCGAAACAGGTCAAGAAGTTATTCCATTTAAATATAAGCTACCTCATTTACGAGAGGATTATATTTTGCTCATTGAAGAAGATGAGCAAGGTAATGAGATTTCTGAAATTTTAGTCAATCAACAAGGTAAAACTATTTTTAAACCTAGCTTATATGGAAAAGATTTTTACGATATTTTAGATGAACACTATATTGCGGTCTATCAAGACAATAAATCTATCCTATTAAAAGATCAAAAAGAAATCATTGTACTGGATGACAAAGTATACTTTTCTATCCGTGATAAATTTATTCTTGTGGAAAGTCGTGAAACATTACACAAAAAGATTTATTCATTAGATGGGCATTTATTGTTTGAAGCAGATAATAGCTATATTAGCATCTTATCTCCAAACTCAGATCTTATTTATATCGAGTCTTTTGTAGGGAGAGGGAAAAATAAATTAATTGATACCTCAGGAAAAATACTTTTCTCCGATATCTATAATGTAAGTAAAATTACTGATTCTCTATTTTCACTGGAAAACCACAACCGTAAAGAAGCCATTATAGATCTAAAAGGTAATCTACTAACTGATTTTACATATGATGGACTCAGTAGTTTAGATGAAAAGCATAATCTCTTCAAATTCTTTCTTAATGGTAAAAAAGGGGTTATGGATACAAGTTTGGATATTATTTTTCCCGCTATTTATGATGATATTGCGATAAGAGATAACAAATTATTTGTGTCCCAATATGAATATAATAAAACAACAGTATTCACCTTAGATGGAAGACCTTTTACTAAGATTCCTCATAACTATATTTATCAACAAGGGAACTTTATCATAGTAGGTAGAGATAAAAAAGAAGCCTTACTTTCTTCTGAAGGTAAAGCATTAACCCCCTTTGAATATGATAAAGCAAGTATTCATATATTTACACTAAGGAATAAAGAAGAGAATACCGTAAATCATCCATATCACACAGGAGATTTAGCCTTTGCTCAAATACAAGGTAAATATGGGGTAATTGATTCAATAGGCAATATCATTATCCCCTTTGAGTATGAACATTTACGCTACCTAACCGATAATTTATTTGCCTTTAAACTTAATGGTAAATTCGGTATATTTGACATCAATAAACATATTATTTTTGATGCTGTTTATGATGATATTAAGTATAGTTATTATAATCCTCACTTGTTCTTTGTTAAACAAAATAATCAATCAGGAGTGATCGATATAAAGGGAAATATCATTATTCCCCTTATTTATGAGGAATTAAGGGAGTATCAGCAATATCTTTTCCTTAAAAAAGAAGGTAAATGGGGATTATTTGACCTTAACCGACATCAATTTATGACTGATATTAAATATGATACAGAATTTGTGGTTAATATCGTATTAAGTCACGGTCTCTTTTCAACAAAATGGCATAATGAGCTTATTTTCATAACGACAGAAGGAAAATATCCGGCAAGTTATTTACAAAAGTTAGAGGATAATAAAACACTATTTGGTGTTGAATTATTACCTAAGATAACTATTTCTGATACCCCTACATCAGAAGGAAAAACAGAGTTTGAGCAATTTGAAACCTTACTCAAGCAATTTAAAAATCATTTACTTGATTTTGAAAATATCGCCGATCAAGATTTAGAAAAGTTTATACAAAAGGTTCATCTTTCTCTTGAAAACAAAAAGGAAGAAGCTCAAGCAATCTTAACGCATTCGTTTAAAGATTCAGAAATGGCTTATTTAGCCAATTTATATTTGAATGCGACTTATTTGGATATTCAATTTTTAAATAAATTAAAAGAAGAATTGACATCTGACGTTGAAGGAATATCAATGGATCTCTATATACACTTATTATTAGACTACCTAAATCCTAAAAATATTGCTATGGCTGAGATGAAAGACGTTAAGGAAAAACTACAACATAAATATAAATAG
- a CDS encoding type II toxin-antitoxin system HicA family toxin: protein MKYSEYLRYLISLGCTVETHKRGSHRKVTLNGKQTVFPYHGSKEMGKFLENKIKKDLGIK from the coding sequence ATGAAATACAGTGAATACCTAAGATATTTGATTTCTCTAGGATGTACTGTTGAAACCCACAAACGTGGTAGTCACCGTAAGGTAACGTTAAATGGTAAACAAACAGTTTTCCCTTATCATGGTAGCAAAGAGATGGGTAAATTTTTAGAGAATAAAATCAAAAAAGACTTAGGCATAAAGTGA
- a CDS encoding type II toxin-antitoxin system HicB family antitoxin, with translation MLQYPVDVIQDTNGSYLVTCPDIPEMASVGDDIEEALLEAEEGLQTALEFYFDDRRSIPLPSKVKSGQYLVSLSILQSMKVFLLNEMVAQGVKKAEMARRLDVHLPQIDRLLDFRHATKVEFVEKAYSKLDKHFNILPY, from the coding sequence ATGTTACAATATCCTGTTGATGTTATTCAAGATACTAATGGCTCTTATCTGGTTACTTGCCCTGATATTCCAGAGATGGCAAGTGTGGGTGATGATATAGAAGAAGCACTATTAGAGGCAGAAGAGGGTTTACAAACTGCACTTGAATTTTACTTTGATGATCGTCGTTCTATTCCTCTACCTAGTAAGGTAAAATCAGGACAATATCTTGTATCGCTATCTATTTTACAGTCAATGAAAGTTTTTTTACTAAATGAGATGGTTGCTCAAGGGGTAAAAAAAGCAGAGATGGCTAGACGTTTAGATGTGCATCTTCCACAAATTGATCGTTTGCTTGATTTTCGCCACGCTACTAAAGTTGAATTTGTTGAAAAGGCTTATAGTAAGTTAGATAAGCATTTTAATATATTGCCCTATTGA
- a CDS encoding CysB family HTH-type transcriptional regulator, producing MNLQQFRYIREIIRRNYNLTETSQALYTSQPGVSKAVIEFEDELGLQVFERHGKRIKGLTKPGQTVAAVIERIIREVDNLKRVSDEYAKQDEGELIIGCTHTQARYFLPEIIVNFKQKFPKVRVSLAEGSPQQLANMLLSEEVDVAVATETLGLVSGIVTFPCYEWSHTVVVKPDHPLTELTSSQARNITAAQIAQYPIITYDSAFSGRKSIDASFAVAGVKPDIILEAIDADVIKTYVDVELGVGIIAGIAFNPRRDTNLVGIPVGHLFGKHISRIGLRKGIFARDYIFDFIQMCAPNYKREQIERMLNPTKE from the coding sequence ATGAATTTGCAACAATTTCGGTATATTAGGGAAATTATTCGACGTAATTATAATTTAACAGAAACTTCACAGGCACTTTATACATCGCAGCCAGGGGTATCAAAAGCAGTTATTGAGTTTGAAGATGAATTGGGCTTGCAGGTATTTGAGCGTCATGGAAAGCGGATTAAGGGTTTAACAAAACCCGGACAAACGGTAGCTGCGGTGATTGAGCGCATTATCCGTGAAGTGGATAATTTAAAACGTGTTAGTGATGAATATGCGAAACAAGATGAGGGGGAACTTATTATTGGTTGTACGCATACTCAAGCGCGTTATTTTTTACCTGAAATTATTGTCAATTTCAAGCAAAAATTTCCTAAGGTAAGAGTGTCTTTAGCAGAAGGGAGTCCACAACAGTTAGCCAATATGCTTTTATCTGAAGAGGTAGATGTTGCTGTGGCAACAGAGACCTTGGGACTTGTTTCTGGTATTGTTACATTCCCATGTTATGAGTGGAGTCATACGGTTGTAGTAAAACCAGATCATCCTTTGACTGAATTAACCTCTAGTCAAGCTCGTAATATTACTGCAGCACAAATTGCACAATATCCTATTATTACTTATGATAGTGCTTTCTCTGGTCGGAAGTCTATTGATGCTAGCTTTGCAGTCGCTGGTGTGAAACCTGATATTATTTTAGAGGCGATTGATGCGGATGTCATTAAAACCTATGTAGATGTTGAACTTGGTGTAGGGATTATTGCAGGGATTGCTTTTAACCCTCGCCGTGATACAAATTTAGTTGGTATTCCGGTAGGGCACTTGTTTGGAAAGCATATCTCGCGTATCGGTCTGCGCAAAGGTATTTTTGCACGAGATTATATTTTTGATTTTATCCAAATGTGTGCACCAAACTATAAACGAGAGCAAATAGAAAGAATGTTAAATCCAACAAAAGAGTAG
- a CDS encoding AMP-binding protein — protein MDRIWLKNYPKGIPADIDLNQHPSLVDIFEQCAKKFAENTAFISMGTKLSYKELDAYSRYFAAWLQQQNIQPGTRVGLMMPNILQYPVCLFGTLRAGCVAVNFNPMYTAHEVANQLNDSGAEVLIVVENFAATVEAALPHTPHLKKVIVTSIGDMLGSIKGSIIDFVLRYIKKMIPSWHIPHHIRMSSVFKEGAKATFTPMALNHDSHAFLQYTGGTTGVPKGAILTHGNIVANVLQAHAWVQAYIKEGEDLIVTALPLYHIFALTANCLTFMRFGATNLLIVNPRDIKGFIKEISKYKFTAFTGVNTLFNALLNNEAFRKIDFSSLRVTLGGGMAVQNNTAEKWKAVTGVPLVQAYGLTETSPAATVNPLDLETFNGSIGLPISSTYIKIVDDDGKALPINEVGEILIKGPQVMKGYWGKSDETTKVFDEEGYFRSGDVGYMDENGFVYLVDRKKDLIIVSGFNVYPNEVEDVAASHPGVLEVAAVGVDNGPAGELVKLFVVRKDPNLSAEALIAHCRKDLTKYKVPKQVAFVDELPKNNVGKILRRQLRDK, from the coding sequence ATGGATAGAATCTGGCTAAAAAACTACCCTAAAGGTATTCCTGCTGATATTGATTTAAATCAGCACCCCTCATTAGTTGATATTTTTGAGCAATGCGCTAAAAAATTTGCAGAAAATACTGCCTTTATTTCAATGGGAACAAAGCTTTCTTATAAAGAACTTGATGCGTATTCCCGTTACTTTGCTGCTTGGCTACAACAGCAAAATATTCAACCGGGAACAAGAGTAGGCTTGATGATGCCAAATATCCTCCAGTATCCTGTCTGTTTATTTGGTACATTGCGAGCAGGCTGTGTTGCTGTTAATTTTAATCCCATGTATACCGCTCATGAGGTAGCTAATCAGTTAAATGATTCTGGTGCAGAAGTTCTGATTGTCGTTGAAAACTTTGCGGCTACTGTTGAAGCTGCCCTACCTCATACCCCCCACCTTAAAAAAGTTATTGTGACTTCAATTGGTGATATGTTAGGAAGTATCAAAGGATCTATTATTGATTTTGTACTGCGGTATATTAAAAAAATGATTCCTTCTTGGCATATTCCTCATCATATTCGTATGAGTAGTGTATTTAAAGAAGGAGCAAAAGCAACCTTTACACCAATGGCACTTAACCATGATAGCCATGCTTTCTTACAATATACAGGGGGGACAACAGGTGTACCTAAAGGCGCTATTCTTACTCATGGTAATATTGTTGCTAATGTTTTACAGGCTCATGCATGGGTACAAGCCTATATAAAAGAAGGTGAAGATCTTATCGTAACAGCACTACCGCTCTACCATATTTTCGCACTGACTGCCAACTGCCTTACCTTTATGCGTTTTGGTGCAACCAATCTCTTAATTGTTAATCCTCGCGATATAAAAGGATTTATTAAAGAAATTTCCAAATATAAATTTACCGCTTTTACAGGTGTTAATACCTTATTTAATGCCCTACTTAATAATGAAGCTTTCCGTAAAATTGACTTTAGCTCATTGCGTGTTACACTAGGCGGTGGTATGGCAGTACAAAATAATACCGCAGAAAAATGGAAAGCCGTTACAGGAGTACCGTTAGTACAAGCTTATGGACTCACAGAAACTAGCCCTGCGGCAACGGTTAATCCGCTTGATTTAGAGACTTTTAATGGTTCTATTGGTTTACCGATTTCTTCTACTTATATTAAGATTGTAGATGATGATGGTAAAGCATTACCTATTAATGAGGTTGGTGAAATTCTGATTAAAGGCCCTCAGGTGATGAAAGGTTATTGGGGAAAATCTGATGAAACCACAAAAGTCTTTGATGAAGAAGGCTATTTCCGTAGCGGTGATGTTGGCTATATGGATGAAAACGGTTTTGTGTATCTTGTTGATCGCAAAAAAGATCTGATTATTGTTTCTGGTTTTAATGTTTATCCTAATGAAGTGGAAGATGTCGCCGCTTCACACCCTGGGGTATTAGAAGTTGCCGCTGTCGGTGTTGATAATGGCCCAGCTGGAGAGTTGGTCAAGTTATTTGTTGTTCGTAAAGATCCTAACCTAAGTGCTGAAGCGCTTATTGCCCATTGCCGTAAAGACTTAACCAAATACAAAGTCCCTAAACAAGTAGCTTTTGTTGATGAACTACCTAAAAATAATGTCGGCAAGATTTTAAGACGTCAATTACGGGATAAGTAA
- a CDS encoding OmpP1/FadL family transporter gives MMRRSFQLRTLSACIGLFGCASLANAAGFNLLEQNASGLGNAYAGSAAIADNASTIYFNPAGMSQLPGLQISAGANLIGPSFKFKNDGKSRGAYGISRVGGNGGDAGSFALVPNLHMTYQATDRIHVGLGISVPFGLKTEYDKDWVGRYHSQSFEIETININPSLSFKVSDTFSIGAGFNIQHIKATYEKAQNTAPLYQGIRTRLEAGMRNAIAQGDVATQQRLGFAQRALQNHCSQNDCNSLDAQTKTKIKNTAYGWNIGFLYTPSEDTRIGFSYRSRIKHKADGDTNVEYPAPTTGLLAQFGYSTSALGAPPHSRAYATVSLPDMAILSLYQRLDPKWELLADVSWTGWSSIPKLTIKTPDFPIQHSTTLYLKFKDAWRIAVGANYQLTDAWKLKTGIAWDQSPVQKATYRPASLPDKDRLWLSIGAQYKPSENTTIDVGYTYLQMLGKAKVNNVNNSDRLVFGHLSGKYKANGHIFGLQLSHRFF, from the coding sequence ATGATGAGAAGATCATTTCAATTACGTACCTTATCAGCATGTATTGGATTATTCGGATGTGCGAGCTTAGCCAATGCCGCTGGTTTTAACCTTTTAGAACAAAATGCAAGCGGTCTAGGAAATGCCTATGCAGGTTCTGCTGCTATTGCTGATAATGCATCAACCATTTATTTTAACCCAGCTGGTATGAGTCAATTACCCGGGCTACAGATTTCTGCAGGGGCTAATCTTATAGGGCCTTCTTTTAAATTTAAAAATGATGGTAAATCACGAGGGGCTTATGGTATTAGTAGAGTAGGTGGCAATGGTGGCGATGCAGGTAGCTTTGCACTTGTGCCTAATCTTCATATGACTTATCAAGCAACAGATCGTATTCATGTTGGTCTTGGTATTAGCGTACCTTTTGGACTTAAAACAGAATATGACAAAGATTGGGTAGGTCGTTATCACTCTCAATCTTTTGAAATTGAAACGATTAATATTAATCCATCCCTATCATTTAAAGTATCAGATACTTTCTCTATTGGTGCGGGTTTTAATATTCAACATATCAAAGCCACTTACGAAAAAGCACAAAACACAGCACCTTTATATCAAGGGATTAGAACGAGATTAGAAGCAGGTATGCGAAATGCCATTGCTCAAGGCGATGTCGCAACACAACAAAGACTCGGTTTTGCACAACGTGCTTTACAAAATCATTGCTCACAAAACGATTGTAATTCACTTGATGCCCAAACCAAGACAAAAATCAAAAATACTGCCTATGGTTGGAATATTGGTTTCTTATATACGCCGAGTGAAGATACGCGCATTGGTTTCTCTTATCGTTCACGCATCAAGCATAAAGCCGATGGTGATACTAATGTAGAATATCCTGCACCAACAACAGGCTTATTAGCACAATTTGGTTACTCTACTTCAGCACTAGGTGCGCCTCCTCATAGTAGAGCCTATGCAACCGTATCTCTACCTGATATGGCCATCTTATCACTTTATCAACGCTTAGATCCTAAATGGGAATTATTAGCGGATGTATCATGGACAGGTTGGAGTAGTATTCCAAAATTAACGATTAAAACACCAGACTTTCCTATCCAACATTCAACGACTCTTTACTTAAAATTTAAAGATGCTTGGCGTATTGCTGTTGGTGCAAATTATCAATTAACAGATGCATGGAAACTTAAGACAGGTATTGCATGGGATCAATCACCCGTACAAAAAGCTACCTATCGTCCTGCTTCTTTACCTGATAAAGACCGTCTCTGGTTAAGTATCGGTGCTCAATACAAACCGAGTGAAAATACAACCATTGATGTTGGCTATACCTATCTTCAAATGCTAGGTAAAGCAAAAGTGAATAATGTCAATAACAGTGATCGCCTTGTATTTGGTCATCTCAGCGGTAAATATAAAGCAAATGGTCATATCTTCGGCTTACAATTATCACATCGTTTTTTCTAA
- a CDS encoding 3-hydroxyacyl-CoA dehydrogenase NAD-binding domain-containing protein, which yields MISELTLKNWILSRDEKNIAYLVIDCPDRSMNALSAEVMDELTQIVDYLDKHQPAGLIIRSGKENGFIAGADINEFSAFEQEPKAGEVLIQRGWDLFNRLAKVPYPTLALIHGVCLGGGLELVLACRYRVLVDTPKPSLGLPEVMLGIYPGWGGVKRLPDIVGAKTAIDMMLTGRRLDARKAKSTGLVDYVVAPRVALQTAQQVVLSGKMPHQAKGIGKLLNTYPFKKILAHMARQQVQKKDPLGHYPAPLAILDIWEKHGGNGLEDSSIIQQLLLSPTTKNLLRVFHLQERLKSYSKKGDANTIKHVHVIGAGIMGGGIATWCALQGLKVTIQDTNYKHIANALKQASSLFARKDKHTAQQARDNFIPDPQGLGIERADIIIEAIFENLDAKHALYREIESRIKPSAILATNTSSLSLADLRKPLAHPERFIGVHFFNPVAKMPLVEVITAEGINKDVIHQACAFVGRIGKLPLLVKDSPGFLVNAVLVPYMLEAMRCVDEGIEPEVIDTAMLKFGMPMGPIELADTVGLDIAIAAGTQLSGTSQVPSCLTQLVDQHKLGKKTGEGFYQWKNRKTSQFSQKDIPEHLALRLITPFINQAQAQLDKGIIEDADLVDAGIIFGTGFAPFRGGPLNYRKTIYPQ from the coding sequence ATGATAAGTGAATTAACCCTAAAAAACTGGATACTTAGCCGTGATGAAAAAAACATCGCTTACTTAGTCATTGATTGTCCTGACCGATCAATGAATGCTTTATCAGCAGAAGTAATGGATGAACTCACTCAAATAGTAGATTATCTTGATAAGCATCAACCTGCTGGCTTGATTATTCGTTCAGGCAAAGAAAATGGTTTTATTGCAGGGGCAGATATTAATGAATTTTCTGCTTTTGAGCAAGAGCCTAAAGCAGGTGAGGTATTAATCCAACGCGGTTGGGACTTATTTAATCGCCTTGCTAAAGTCCCCTATCCAACACTAGCACTTATCCATGGCGTTTGCTTAGGCGGAGGATTAGAATTAGTCCTCGCTTGCCGTTATCGTGTTTTAGTTGATACACCTAAACCCAGCTTAGGTTTACCAGAAGTGATGTTGGGTATTTATCCTGGATGGGGCGGTGTTAAGCGCTTACCTGACATAGTAGGGGCAAAAACAGCAATAGATATGATGCTAACAGGTCGTCGTTTGGATGCTCGTAAAGCAAAATCAACCGGGTTAGTTGATTATGTAGTTGCTCCTCGTGTTGCGCTACAAACAGCACAACAAGTTGTTCTATCAGGTAAAATGCCACACCAAGCGAAAGGAATAGGCAAATTACTGAATACTTATCCTTTCAAAAAAATTCTGGCACATATGGCGCGTCAGCAGGTACAAAAAAAAGACCCTTTAGGTCACTACCCTGCTCCTCTTGCTATTCTTGATATTTGGGAAAAACATGGTGGTAATGGCTTAGAAGATTCTTCTATTATTCAACAACTACTCTTATCCCCTACTACTAAAAATCTTCTTCGTGTTTTTCATTTACAAGAACGATTGAAATCATATAGTAAAAAGGGAGATGCCAACACCATCAAACATGTTCATGTCATTGGTGCTGGTATTATGGGAGGCGGTATTGCCACATGGTGTGCCTTACAAGGCCTCAAAGTGACTATACAAGATACCAACTATAAGCACATCGCCAATGCTTTAAAGCAAGCCTCTTCACTATTTGCTCGTAAAGATAAGCATACCGCACAACAAGCACGCGACAATTTTATCCCCGATCCTCAAGGTTTAGGGATAGAAAGAGCTGATATTATTATTGAGGCTATTTTTGAAAACCTTGATGCAAAGCACGCTCTCTATCGGGAAATTGAATCACGCATCAAACCAAGTGCTATTTTAGCCACCAATACTTCTAGCCTATCCTTGGCAGATTTACGCAAACCACTTGCACACCCAGAGCGTTTTATAGGCGTTCATTTCTTTAATCCCGTTGCCAAAATGCCATTAGTTGAAGTCATTACGGCAGAAGGCATTAATAAAGATGTTATTCATCAGGCTTGCGCTTTTGTGGGGCGCATCGGAAAATTACCTTTATTAGTAAAAGACTCTCCCGGGTTCTTAGTGAATGCTGTCCTTGTACCTTATATGCTAGAAGCGATGCGTTGTGTTGATGAAGGGATTGAACCCGAAGTGATTGATACCGCTATGCTTAAATTTGGTATGCCAATGGGGCCTATAGAACTCGCTGATACCGTTGGATTAGATATTGCTATAGCAGCAGGTACACAATTATCAGGAACAAGCCAAGTACCATCATGCTTAACGCAGCTCGTTGACCAACACAAACTAGGCAAAAAAACAGGTGAAGGTTTCTATCAATGGAAAAATCGCAAAACTAGCCAGTTTAGTCAGAAAGATATTCCCGAACACCTCGCTTTACGTTTAATTACCCCCTTTATTAATCAAGCACAAGCACAGCTTGATAAGGGTATTATAGAAGATGCTGATTTAGTTGATGCAGGTATAATTTTTGGTACGGGTTTTGCGCCATTCCGAGGCGGCCCACTTAACTACCGAAAAACAATCTACCCTCAATAA
- a CDS encoding acetyl-CoA C-acetyltransferase yields MSFKAVYIIDGARTPFLKMRGGRGPFSAADLAVQAINPLMLRQPFKASDFSEVIVGCVSPTPDETNIGRVVGLRIGTGYKVPAWTVMRNCASGMQSIDSAIANIQTGRSDLVLAVGTEALSRSPVLFSEQAVDFLAKFKSAKSLGQKFSLLKTFKLRYLSPVFGLLKGLTDPILGISMGQTAENLAYKFNISRQEMDAFSARSHERAIRAQNDKSFQAELIPIIDTKGKLYQVDDGIRSDSTIDKLSKLKPVFDKPAGNITAGNSSQVTDGAAALILASEEAIKKWNLQPIAKIIDTQWAALDPGEMGLGPVHACAPILERHQLSIDDIDLWEINEAFAAQTLACIKAFNDETYCQTHFAHHAFGLVDQDKLNVDGGAIAIGHPVGASGTRIVLHLIHALKKRQLKRGLASICIGGGQGGAMLIEIMEE; encoded by the coding sequence ATGTCATTTAAAGCTGTTTATATCATAGATGGGGCACGCACTCCTTTCTTAAAAATGCGTGGTGGTAGAGGGCCTTTTTCTGCGGCTGACCTAGCTGTTCAAGCGATAAATCCCCTTATGCTACGCCAACCTTTTAAGGCTTCTGATTTTTCAGAAGTGATTGTAGGTTGTGTTAGCCCTACTCCTGATGAAACAAATATTGGACGAGTAGTAGGACTTCGGATAGGAACAGGGTATAAAGTCCCTGCTTGGACTGTCATGCGTAATTGTGCATCAGGTATGCAGTCCATAGATTCTGCTATTGCCAATATCCAAACAGGACGTTCAGATCTTGTACTTGCAGTTGGTACGGAAGCACTTTCCCGTTCACCTGTTCTCTTTTCTGAACAAGCCGTTGATTTTCTAGCTAAATTTAAAAGTGCAAAATCATTAGGACAAAAATTTTCTCTTCTAAAAACCTTTAAATTACGCTATTTAAGTCCTGTATTTGGTTTACTCAAAGGCTTAACAGATCCTATTTTAGGCATATCTATGGGGCAAACCGCTGAAAACCTTGCCTACAAATTTAATATCTCTCGACAAGAAATGGACGCATTCAGCGCTCGTAGCCATGAACGTGCTATTCGAGCACAAAATGATAAAAGTTTTCAAGCAGAGCTTATTCCTATCATTGACACAAAAGGCAAGCTATATCAAGTAGATGATGGTATTCGTTCTGACTCTACCATTGATAAACTAAGTAAACTTAAACCTGTTTTTGATAAACCAGCAGGAAATATTACCGCGGGCAATAGTTCACAAGTTACTGATGGTGCTGCCGCATTAATTTTAGCCAGTGAAGAAGCTATCAAAAAATGGAATCTACAACCTATTGCCAAAATTATTGATACACAATGGGCAGCACTAGACCCCGGTGAAATGGGGCTAGGTCCTGTACATGCGTGCGCACCTATTTTAGAACGGCATCAGCTTAGCATTGATGATATTGATCTATGGGAAATCAATGAAGCATTTGCCGCACAAACCCTAGCTTGCATTAAAGCATTTAATGATGAGACTTATTGTCAAACCCATTTTGCACATCATGCCTTCGGTTTAGTTGACCAAGATAAACTGAATGTCGATGGGGGGGCAATTGCCATAGGTCATCCAGTGGGTGCATCAGGTACACGAATTGTCTTACACCTGATCCATGCCCTAAAAAAACGTCAGTTAAAACGTGGCTTAGCCAGTATTTGTATTGGTGGAGGTCAAGGTGGTGCTATGCTTATCGAAATTATGGAGGAGTAA